The following proteins are encoded in a genomic region of Poecilia reticulata strain Guanapo linkage group LG11, Guppy_female_1.0+MT, whole genome shotgun sequence:
- the jtb gene encoding protein JTB isoform X1, with protein sequence MESDCRIPVACCRPRVLLLHALFWGLVSLRVFGAALLSEEKTTAVKPVVAPCWLLENFVVLEECNRCSDFIAKTQTVCRQTGYVERVNCTKTSRQEYKSCRSALMEEHLFWKFEAAMLALTVVFAVLVVIRQRWLDRLASEKVRRQIESI encoded by the exons ATGGAGAGCGACTGCCGGATCCCAGTCGCCTGCTGTCGRCCTCGGGTCCTCCTGCTCCACGCTCTGTTCTGGGGTCTCGTCTCGCTTAG AGTGTTTGGAGCGGCGCTGCTGAGCGAGGAGAAGACGACAG CAGTGAAGCCTGTTGTYgccccctgctggctgctgGAGAACTTTGTAGTGTTGGAGGAATGCAACCGCTGCAGCGACTTCATCGCT aagaCGCAGACGGTGTGCAGACAGACGGGATACGTGGAGCGGGTGAACTGCACCAAGACCAGCAGACAGGAGTACAAGAG ctGCCGCTCCGCCCTGATGGAGGAGCATCTCTTCTGGAAGTTTGAGGCGGCCATGTTGGCTCTGACGGTCGTCTTCGCCGTCCTGGTGGTCATCCGCCAGCGCTGGCTGGATCGCCTCGCCTCCGAGAAGGTCCGCCGACAGATCGAGTCCATCTAG
- the glmp gene encoding glycosylated lysosomal membrane protein: protein MAAAEAGGTGRIFLILVVFLFSSCESLFSGGDSYKRELTLKLYPNSTPSGGELLHVSAVGGNDTLHFLFCSQGAPTLLLVHTNSSSSTVKVKWPEFLARNTSGSLTVEPQSSILYSTAIVFSRLLEYNDENDTAEAKSNFFPAYELKDFIWTPMNLSESTATVCGSPTRSGNGSLCLQLSVFGSEGRVDLWPRLLHSANSSQLEVWLNGLPPRSNMSRFVLELQAVGGAYPLSRVNVHQFIDDEYTPSIFQMSQWVSSPNNGSDVLGFAQWKPVAYRTSHATLEDATPCRNSDPQQQNGNSTSASSALIKAFYSDPAAMGLNVSFGIAGEPYYNSTMFLSWTMLVGVGSPPVDSFSPMVIGILTAGLGIPILLLLGGGVYILIAKKRESSGYEPIN from the exons ATGGCGGCTGCAGAGGCAGGAGGGACCGGCcgaattttcttgattttagtcgtttttctttttagttcgTGTGAAAGTTTGTTCAGCGGAGGAGATTCTTACAaaagagag CTGACTCTGAAGTTGTACCCGAACTCGACGCCCTCTGGCGGTGAGCTCCTTCACGTGAGCGCTGTGGGCGGAAACGACACGTTGCACTTTCTCTTCTGCAGCCAGGGGGCGCCAACACTGCTGCTCGTTCACACCAACTCTTCTTCATCTACTGTCAAG GTGAAGTGGCCTGAGTTTTTGGCTCGTAATACCAGCGGCAGCCTGACGGTGGAGCCGCAGAGCAGCATCCTGTACAGTACCGCCATTGTCTTcagccgg CTGTTGGAGTACAATGATGAAAATGACACGGCTGAGGCGAAATCCAACTTCTTCCCCGCCTACGAGCTGAAGGACTTCATCTGGACTCCGATGAACCTGTCAGAATCCACCGCGACGGTGTGCGGATCTCCCACACGGTCCGGCAACGGGTCGCTCTGCCTGCAG ttgtcTGTGTTTGGCTCAGAGGGGCGTGTCGACCTCTGGCCCCGCCTCCTCCATTCTGCTAACTCCTCCCAGTTGGAGGTGTGGCTTAACGGCCTGCCGCCCCGCTCCAATATGTCCAGGTTCGTGTTGGAGCTGCAGGCGGTGGGCGGGGCTTATCCACTGAGCAGAGTGAACGTTCACCAGTTCATCGACGACGAGTACACACCTTCGATATTCCAG ATGTCTCAGTGGGTGTCTTCACCGAACAACGGCTCAGACGTCCTGGGTTTCGCCCAGTGGAAGCCAGTGGCGTACCGGACGTCCCACGCGACCCTGGAGGACGCAACGCCGTGCCGTAACTCCGACCCACAGCAGCAAAACGGGAACTCGACGTCAGCTTCATCGGCTCTGATTAAAGCTTTTTACTCCGACCCAGCAGCCATGGGGTTGAACGTTAGCTTCGGCATAGCTGGAGAGCCTTACTACAACAGCACCATGTTCCTCAGCTG GACGATGCTGGTGGGCGTCGGCTCCCCTCCGGTGGACTCCTTCTCCCCAATGGTGATCGGCATCTTAACGGCTGGTCTGGGGATTCCCATCCTCCTCCTGCTGGGGGGCGGAGTTTACATCTTAATCGCGAAGAAGCGGGAATCCTCAGGCTACGAGCCAATCAACTGA
- the cct3 gene encoding T-complex protein 1 subunit gamma gives MIGQQVLVLNQNVKRESGRKVQTGNINAAKTIADVIRTCLGPRAMMKMLLDPTGGIVMTNDGNAILREIQVQHPAAKSMIEISRTQDEEVGDGTTSVIILAGEMLAVAEQFLEQQMHPTVIISAYRQALEDILETLKEVSTPVDTSDRSMMLKIVHSAINTKALSRWSELACSIALDAVRTVELEENGRKEIDIKKYAKVEKVPGGIIEDSCVLKGVMINKDVTHPRMRRMIKNPRIILLDCSLEYKKGESQTDIEITKEEDFARILKMEEEYIQQICEDIIRLKPDLVFTEKGISDLAQHYLVKANITAIRRVRKTDNNRIARACGAHIVSRTDELREQDIGLKAGLFEVKKIGDEYFTFITECKDPKACTILLRGASKEILAEVERNLQDAMQVCRNVLLDPFLLPGGGAVEMAVSKRLTERSRALTGVEQWPYRAVAQALEVIPRTLIQNCGASTIRVLTSLRAKHTQENSVSWGVDGETGCLSDMSVLGIWEPLAVKAQTYKTAVETAILLLRIDDIVSGHKKKDKDEQMGGHGAE, from the exons ATGATCGGCCAGCAGGTTTTAGTGCTCA aTCAGAACGTGAAGAGAGAGTCGGGACGTAAAGTCCAGACAGGAAACATCAACGCTGCAAAG ACCATTGCAGATGTGATCAGAACATGCCTCGGCCCGCGGGCCATGATGAAG ATGTTACTCGACCCCACAGGAGGAATCGTCATGACAAATGATGGCAACGCCATCCTCAGAGAG ATTCAGGTGCAGCATCCTGCAGCCAAGTCCATGATTGAAATCAGTCGCACGCAGGATGAAGAGGTGGGAGACGGTACCACCTCAGTCATCATTCTGG CTGGAGAGATGTTGGCCGTCGCTGAGCAGTTTCTGGAGCAGCAGATGCATCCGACGGTGATCATCAGCGCCTACAGGCAGGCTCTGGAGGACATACTGGAAACCCTGAAGGAAGTCAG CACCCCAGTGGACACTTCAGATCGCTCCATGATGTTGAAGATCGTTCACTCGGCCATCAACACCAAAGCTCTGAGCCGCTGGTCAGAACTGGCCTGCAGCATCGCGCTGGACGCCGTTCGGACCGTCGAGCTGGAGGAGAACGGACGCAAAGAGATCGACATCAAGAAGTACGCCAAGGTGGAGAAG GTTCCAGGTGGGATCATCGAGGACTCCTGTGTGCTGAAGGGCGTGATGATCAACAAAGACGTGACTCACCCCAGGATGAGACGGATGATCAAAAACCCTCGCATCATCCTGCTCGACTGTTCTCTGGAGTACAAGAAGGGCGAGAGCCAG ACTGACATTGAGATCACCAAGGAGGAAGACTTTGCCAGGATACTAAAGATGGAGGAAGAGTACATCCAGCAGATCTGTGAGGACATCATCCGCCTCAAACCGGATCTGGTCTTCACTGAGAAAGGCATCTCTG ATCTGGCTCAGCACTACCTGGTAAAGGCGAACATCACCGCCATCCGCCGTGTGAGGAAGACTGACAACAACCGCATTGCCAG GGCATGCGGCGCTCACATCGTCAGCCGGACAGATGAGCTGCGTGAACAAGACATTGGCCTCAAGGCGGGACTGTTCGAGGTGAAGAAGATCGGGGATGAGTATTTCACCTTCATCACAGAGTGCAAAGACCCCAAAGCCTGCACCATCCTGCTGAGAGGAGCTAGCAAGGAGATCCTGGCG GAGGTGGAGAGAAACCTGCAGGACGCCATGCAGGTGTGCCGCAACGTGCTGCTCGACCCGTTCCTGCTGCCAGGAGGCGGCGCTGTGGAGATGGCGGTGTCGAAGCGCCTGACGGAGCGTTCCCGCGCTCTGACCGGTGTGGAGCAGTGGCCGTACCGCGCCGTGGCCCAGGCGCTGGAGGTCATCCCCCGAACCCTGATCCAGAACTGTGGAGCGTCCACCATCAGAGTGCTGACATCGCTGAGG GCCAAACACACCCAGGAGAACAGTGTCAGTTGGGGCGTCGACGGAGAAACCGGCTGTCTGTCTGACATGTCCGTTCTTGGCATCTGGGAGCCGCTGGCCGTGAAGGCCCAGACCTACAAGACCGCAGTGGAG ACAGCCATTTTGCTGCTGCGCATCGACGACATCGTCTCTGGTCATAAGAAGAAGGACAAAGACGAGCAGATGGGAGGACATGGCGCCGAGTAG
- the jtb gene encoding protein JTB isoform X2: protein MESDCRIPVACCRPRVLLLHALFWGLVSLRVFGAALLSEEKTTVKPVVAPCWLLENFVVLEECNRCSDFIAKTQTVCRQTGYVERVNCTKTSRQEYKSCRSALMEEHLFWKFEAAMLALTVVFAVLVVIRQRWLDRLASEKVRRQIESI, encoded by the exons ATGGAGAGCGACTGCCGGATCCCAGTCGCCTGCTGTCGRCCTCGGGTCCTCCTGCTCCACGCTCTGTTCTGGGGTCTCGTCTCGCTTAG AGTGTTTGGAGCGGCGCTGCTGAGCGAGGAGAAGACGACAG TGAAGCCTGTTGTYgccccctgctggctgctgGAGAACTTTGTAGTGTTGGAGGAATGCAACCGCTGCAGCGACTTCATCGCT aagaCGCAGACGGTGTGCAGACAGACGGGATACGTGGAGCGGGTGAACTGCACCAAGACCAGCAGACAGGAGTACAAGAG ctGCCGCTCCGCCCTGATGGAGGAGCATCTCTTCTGGAAGTTTGAGGCGGCCATGTTGGCTCTGACGGTCGTCTTCGCCGTCCTGGTGGTCATCCGCCAGCGCTGGCTGGATCGCCTCGCCTCCGAGAAGGTCCGCCGACAGATCGAGTCCATCTAG